The stretch of DNA tttggtatcataaaataatagcatgatataatagtgaatgataataattttttttttgaattctactattatgtgtgcttATTTTAAgcagagaaaatgaagagaaaagatgaagaattttttttctaactaaaaaaaattatatataacaaatctattTGGCTCCCCTACATTTTTTGTCAAAGTTCTGCCACTGGTTAcaccttttttaaatatatatggaTAGTGATactttaatcaattatttttaccaCTTCTAGCTCAGTACTTTAATCACCATTATATCATCATATTACATCATTAAAAATCactaaaaagaatcaaaaatagattatttaatGATGATTGAAGTAATGTATTAagagtgaataaaaaaaaaggttaaaatattattatcctatatatatatatatatatatatataatattatattaataaatttatatttattaataataaagtgaaataatagagaaaaaaaatgaaattaactgTTAAtgaaggtaaaaaataaaatataactgttagaatagttttgtagaaaatatgtaaaaataattgttaatttttaaaaaataaataaataattatattgtaaatgatAAATTAGAAATAAGTAATTGTGGACAAAAAATGAATCATCTTTATGTCTAATTATAAGAAAAGAGGaaatcttctttatttatttatttatatatatatatatatatatatatatatatatatatatataaatagataataaatgtttagaaataactaaaacaaaagaagaacaattctatttttaaattaaacaagaaaattgttaattattattagctAACTTAGTTGGTTTTAAGAAGGAATCAtcatgcattttttaaattataataacttaACACTAGAATTTTTTGATGAAGCTAAAGTTGAAGGGTTccttctttttactaatttaattttttttatttaacttactTTCTTAATGATAGGATATCTTTTTGAGTTGAaatgatgaataaaataattgttatgtTGTATGGATAGGATATGTAGATCAAATAAGATATGTATatgttacatttatatatttattttataaataatagtaTACTATTCgtgatatttatataagaaaaaatatataaaaactcttaaaaacatgataaatttatgattattaaCCAAAACATCAGTCATTTTCCTTCTCTTAACATTAGTAGCTCCTTtatccttgttttttttttctaacatctaagtttcttctttatttttattgtttcctAACGTTCTATCTAATTTTGTTATTCGCCTTTAAAGTTtattcttaattggataatgaTATTCTGACTCTCATTCTGTAATTCTTGAGGTGACTTAGTATTTACATTAATCAATGTTCCACACTAAATCACATGATACAAAATGTGAGCCAAAATATGATTTTCCTTCTTTATTATTCAACCCCTTATCTCTCCATTATAACACCTCATAAGTGCCTACCATAAATAGTTTAAGGGAATTCtccataaaaaaatggattatggGAGCATGTGACTTGAAGTTTTTATTTGGCATGCAGATATATGACTTTATTTTAACTgtcatattataatttataattaaatgtttctttttttcaacAATTAAGCAAGACTCTTACAGAGAAGAGGGTATGCTGATTTTAATTGAAGAgaatattttctattatcaGACCCGATTTTATTATGCATCGACATGCAAATATATTTCATGAATATGGACCTCAATGAAATTGGGAGTAACACCTTGTGATAAAGATtggtaaaatattaaaatcaaataaaacatactaaatcaaataataataataataataataatattgaaaaaataaataatagtagccataataaataaaatgtaataattaaataaaatataataatagtatatataaataataataattttatttttatcaattaaaatatattttttaatttattaaatctaTCACATTCGGTAACTTCTATAATCTTACTTTCATTCCAAATCTTTTAATCTAAACAACTTtattcttacatttttttttcttctccaatcCACTCATTTTCACTTCCTCAAATCTActattcattatatttaaattgtaatgttagaggattattatttaataaagttaataGAATTTTCGTTTAAATCTCATACACTCACCTAATTTGTAATGAGTGTAGCATTacaaatgtttttgttttttatatataactttgaatcaatgcatttaaactgaaaaatcataaaccctaacctaaataaaaaacactacaaataaatttatttgttttatttaaaatattatacatcaatcataaatattttcattgaaaacaaaatcgcatattaaaaatatttatcatagtaaactttaattaacataaatttatatatttaaatataatattattttgtgattaaaattatttattgaaaaatactaGTTGTTGTACAGTAATATTATGATCcgttataaaatttgttttgattcTTTATccgttataaaattattatgatcCAAATAATAGTTTGTTTAATGAATCTTTACTATATATAAGATAccattttaggaaaaaaaaatgcattcaaTATCATGACTAATGCATGTATTGTTTTTCAATCATATTTGAAATTTCACtgaagtaaaactaaaattgttttgttctctttttcttttagctCTTTATGTTTAGTGAATACAGTTATCATtcacttatatttataatatacacATTTAACTCTTTTCTGTGTAATTTTCTAATAAACTTTTAGGGTATAATTGACATTCCTGGGTCCATTATATCACCCCGTCTTCCACTGCCTCCAATCCCCACTCAAGAGATAAAGAATCATTCAAGTTGGCACTTTCCATAAGGCAGGGCAATGTCAATATGAACGACAAAGATTGATGTCGAACAATAGAATAAAGCCATATTTTACATTAACGGGACAAAATGCATCAATTTTTCTTTGGTGTTTCTCACTATGACAGAATCCACTTAGAAATTTTTGAGTCTAGTTACAAATACAAATTCTATTTCATCTTCAATTACACCTTTTAACGCAAGTAAAACTAAAACATTTCTTTCTGCGTCTTTTCATTATTTGTAAACATAGCTACATTGAATTTACTTACATGGCatcttaaaaacaataatgGAATTGAATTTACTTAAGTAGTTCGACATCAGTCATCTCAAAAGTCAAAGTAAATTTAGCAAATCTACCGTTAAGTTTCAATAAGTCTATAGTTCAAGTTATGTAGTGACTGCGACTGATTTGAACATTGCTTCTGGAAGCACACCCAATAATATAGGAAACCGCGTCCATCTTTTGGAAGATGCAAAATCAATTGTATCCCAAGTAGCtttcatataaaattacaaGTGCTTCAACATCCAACATACGCTATAGATTTCTTAAACATGATTTTAACGATGCAGATAAAAAACGTAATCCTTTATGCAAAACAATGGCTGTAATTCTATTCATGTTTCTTCTCAGTGTTGTTTCACAGAGCTTAGTGTACATGATGCCACCTACAGTTGGTCTCTCTTTGAGTTCAGAGAGTGACAAGCTGGCTTTACTTGCTTTGAAGCATAAGCTTACCAATGGAGTCGCCAATGCTCTTCCATCATGGAACAACTCTCTGCATTTCTGTGAGTGGCAGGGTGTTACATGCGGACATCGCCATATGAGAGTCTCTGTCTTGCACTTGCAAAATCAAAACTGGGGTGGCACTCTTGGACCATCTTTGGGAAATCTAACCTTCCTCACAACCCTCATTCTTTCCAACATCAACTTGTATGGGGAAATTCCCGCACAAATTGGTCGATTAAAGAGGTTGCAGGTTCTTGACTTGAGCCACAACAGTCTAAATGGTCAGATTCCTGTACACCTTTCTAACTGCTCTAAACTTGAGGTCATTAACTTGTTGTACAACAAACTCAATGGAAAACTTCCCTCCTGGTTCGGACTTGGATCCATGACACGGCTTAATAAGTTGCTTCTTGGTGCCAATGATCTAGTCGGTACTGTCCCACCTTCCTTGGGAAATCTTTCATCGCTCCAAAATATCACAGTGGCAAGAAATCATTTGGTGGGAAGTATACCACATGTTTTGGGCCGATTATCAAATTTGAAGGAGCTGAATCTTGGTTTAAATAATTTGTCAGGAGTAGTGCCTGATTCTCTTTATAACCTTTCCAATATTCAAACTTTTGTTCTCGGGGTAAACCGGTTATCTGGTACTCTTCCATCAAAAATGCAACTTGCTTTTCCAAACCTTAGAGCATTCTTTGTTGGAGATAACCAGTTGAATGGAGCTTTCCCGTCTTCAATATCCAACATCACCGGATTGCAAGCGTTTGATATCTCCTTAAATGGTTTCAGTGGGCCAATTCCTCCCACTTTGGGAAGCTTAAACAAACTCGAGACGTTTAGCATTTTTGATAATAGATTTGGAAGTGGGAGCGCTCAAGATTTAGATTTCCTTTCCTCTTTAACCAATTGTACTCAATTGAAGATACTTCTTTTGGGTTGGAATGAATTTGGCGGTGTGTTGCCAGATCTTATTGGCAATTTTTCTACCAATCTCACTTCGCTCAGTATGGAGTGTAATCAAATAACTGGAATGATACCTGAAGGAATTGGACGGCTAATCGGTTTAACTAACCTCGTCCTGATTAATAATTATCTTGAGGGGAGCGTTCCAGATTCGATTGGAACGCTTAAAATTCTAGTACGATTGGCCCTGCAAAACAATAAACTGTCTGGTCATATTCCTACCGCCATTGGCAATCTTACTATGTTGTCTGAACTTTATCTGCACACCAATAAATTCGAAGGAAGCATTCCATTAAGCCTCAAACACTGCACACGCATGCAGTCATTTGGTGTTTCCACCAACAACTTGAGTGGAGATATCCCTGATCAAATATTTGGCAATCTAAAAGGTTTGATAAATCTTGACTTATCAAACAACTCTTTCACCGGTTCCATTCCTTTAGAGATTGGAAACTTGACGCACCTTTCCGTACTATATCTAAACGAAAACAAGTTGTCTGGTGAAATTCCTGCCAAACTTGCTGCTTGTTCCGCATTAACAGAACTCATGTTGCAGATAAACTTTTTCCGAGGAAGCATACCTTCGTTCTTTGGCTCTTTAGGATCCCTGGAAATCCTAGACCTTTCTAACAACAACTTCTCAAGTGTAATCCCTGCTGAACTACAAAATCTGACTTTTTTGTATACTTTGAACTTGTCTTTTAACCATCTTTATGGTGAGGTTCCTATAGGAGGAGTCTTTAATAATGTTACAGTAATTTCACTCATTGGAAATAAGGATCTCTGTGGTGGGATACCTCAATTGAACCTTCCTGCATGCTCTAAGTTGCCCTCAAAGAAACGCAAGTGGACGTGTAGAAAGAAACTCATCCTCATCATTGCAATTGAAGTTGGAGTGTATTTGGTTGCTTTGACAGTGTTTATCAGCATCTATTTGTTCAGGAAAAGGCCCAAAACACCATCGACTTCATGTTCTCCTAAAAATGAGTACGTAAAGGTTTCTTATGGAGATCTGCATAAAGCAACCAATGGATTTTCTTCATCCAATTTGGTAGGGTCTGGAGGCTTTGGTTCTGTATATAATGGATATCTTCTCCCTTTCGAAACACCTGTTGCTGTGAAGGTATTGAATCTTGAAACAGTTGGGGCGTCAAAGAGCTTCGCAGCTGAGTGCAAGGCTCTAGGAAGGATCATGCATCGGAATCTTGTCAACATCTTGACTTGTTGTTCAAGCATTGATTATAACGGTAAAGATTTCAAGGCTATAGTTCTCGAGTTCATGCCTAATGGCAGTCTAGAAAAGATACTCAGTTACAGAGCCTCTGTTTGATTGAGTGCAGCTCCAGTACCACATCTTTTATGTCCATTCGATCAACAGGTAATTCAGCAGAACATTCAACTCCAATCCTTGCTAAGCCCACCAAACACTCCCTAATTTTTATTTCCATCATCCTTCTTCCTTCTTCAACAACTGGTACAAGCAAACGTGAATCTGCTATCTCAGTGATCCCTTCTGGAATTGCCATTTGGCAGAATTTGTGTAGACTTACACCTTCACCAAAACATTGCATCTGTTGGTCTCCTCCCTGTCACCATCTCTAACACAAGAATTCCGTAGCTGTACATATCTCCTTTAGTTGATACTCCACAACCTGTTCCGTACTCTGTTTCCACCACCATTTTTAtcacaacaaattaaaatacatatatactGATGCTGCCTCCGGGTAATTCAAAAAGCAGAGGTAGTCATTTTAAAGGATAGAGAACAACTGTACCTGGTGGAACATATCCAAGGGTTCCTCTAATTGCAGAGGAACTAACTTGATCTCTGCTGGAATGTCCCGTTGCCACATGAACGAGTCTTGCTAACCCAAAATCACCCAAGTGAGCAACCATGTCATCATCAAGAAGAACGTTGCTCGGCTTAATATCACAGTGAACCACAGCTTCCTCAGAACCATGATGAAGATAATCCAACGCATTGGCAACATCAAGAGCAATATTTACCACAACATGAAGGTTGAGACTGAAATTTCTCGACTCGGGCTCAACGTTGTCGTGCAGCAAACTTTCTAGACTGCCATTAGGCATGAACTCGAAAACTATAGCCTTGAAATCTTTACCGTTATAATCAATACTTGAACAACAAGTCAAGATGTTGAGAAGATTCCGATGCACGATCCTTCCTAGAGCCTTGCACTCAGCTGCGAAACTCTTTGATTCCCCTCCTGTCTCAAGATTCAATACTTTCACAGCTATAGGTGTCTTGAAAGGGAGAAGAGATCCACTATATACAGAACCAAAGCCTCCAGACCCTACCAAATTGGATGAAGAAAATCCATTGGTTGCTTTATGCAGCTCTCCATATGAAACCTTCACGTACTTGTTTTTAGGAGACCATGAGGTCGATGGTGTTTTGGGCCTTTTCCTGAACAAATAGATGCTGATAAACAGTGTT from Vigna unguiculata cultivar IT97K-499-35 chromosome 8, ASM411807v1, whole genome shotgun sequence encodes:
- the LOC114195518 gene encoding receptor kinase-like protein Xa21, coding for MFLLSVVSQSLVYMMPPTVGLSLSSESDKLALLALKHKLTNGVANALPSWNNSLHFCEWQGVTCGHRHMRVSVLHLQNQNWGGTLGPSLGNLTFLTTLILSNINLYGEIPAQIGRLKRLQVLDLSHNSLNGQIPVHLSNCSKLEVINLLYNKLNGKLPSWFGLGSMTRLNKLLLGANDLVGTVPPSLGNLSSLQNITVARNHLVGSIPHVLGRLSNLKELNLGLNNLSGVVPDSLYNLSNIQTFVLGVNRLSGTLPSKMQLAFPNLRAFFVGDNQLNGAFPSSISNITGLQAFDISLNGFSGPIPPTLGSLNKLETFSIFDNRFGSGSAQDLDFLSSLTNCTQLKILLLGWNEFGGVLPDLIGNFSTNLTSLSMECNQITGMIPEGIGRLIGLTNLVLINNYLEGSVPDSIGTLKILVRLALQNNKLSGHIPTAIGNLTMLSELYLHTNKFEGSIPLSLKHCTRMQSFGVSTNNLSGDIPDQIFGNLKGLINLDLSNNSFTGSIPLEIGNLTHLSVLYLNENKLSGEIPAKLAACSALTELMLQINFFRGSIPSFFGSLGSLEILDLSNNNFSSVIPAELQNLTFLYTLNLSFNHLYGEVPIGGVFNNVTVISLIGNKDLCGGIPQLNLPACSKLPSKKRKWTCRKKLILIIAIEVGVYLVALTVFISIYLFRKRPKTPSTSCSPKNEYVKVSYGDLHKATNGFSSSNLVGSGGFGSVYNGYLLPFETPVAVKVLNLETVGASKSFAAECKALGRIMHRNLVNILTCCSSIDYNGKDFKAIVLEFMPNGSLEK